One Betta splendens chromosome 16, fBetSpl5.4, whole genome shotgun sequence genomic window carries:
- the rab5ab gene encoding RAB5A, member RAS oncogene family, b, translating to MASRGGATRPNGPNAGNKICQFKLVLLGESAVGKSSLVLRFVKGQFHEFQESTIGAAFLTQTVCLDDTTVKFEIWDTAGQERYHSLAPMYYRGAQAAIVVYDITNEESFVRAKNWVKELQRQASPNIVIALAGNKADLANKRALDFQDAQSYADDNSLLFMETSAKTSMNVNEIFMAIAKKLPKSDQAPGTTSGRNRGVDLTETAQPTSRSCCSN from the exons ATGGCAAGTAGAGGTGGAGCTACAAGACCCAATGGGCCAAACGCAGGCAACAAGATCTGCCAGTTCAAACTCGTGCTTTTAGGAGAGTCGGCTGTGGGGAAGTCAAGTCTCGTACTTCGGTTCGTAAAAGGACAGTTTCATGAATTTCAAGAGAGCACAATTGGAG CTGCCTTCCTGACTCAGACAGTATGTTTGGATGACACAACAGTCAAATTTGAGATCTGGGACACAGCCGGGCAGGAGCGCTACCACAGCCTGGCTCCCATGTACTACAGAGGTGCCCAGGCAGCCATCGTGGTGTATGATATAACAAATGAG GAGTCGTTTGTACGAGCAAAGAACTGGGTGAAAGAGCTTCAGAGACAAGCCAGTCCAAATATTGTAATAGCCCTGGCTGGGAACAAGGCTGATCTCGCAAACAAGAGAGCACTGGACTTCCAG GATGCCCAGTCTTATGCAGATGATAACAGTTTGCTTTTCATGGAAACATCTGCAAAGACGTCTATGAACGTAAATGAGATTTTTATGGCCATTG caaagAAGCTACCCAAGAGCGATCAAGCCCCCGGAACCACCAGCGGCAGGAACCGAGGAGTGGACCTAACAGAGACAGCCCAGCCCACCAGCCGCTCCTGCTGCAGTAACTAA